A DNA window from Primulina tabacum isolate GXHZ01 chromosome 12, ASM2559414v2, whole genome shotgun sequence contains the following coding sequences:
- the LOC142520163 gene encoding uncharacterized protein LOC142520163 produces MAAATTVNDYRPISCCTVFYKIISKMLVNKLRQVHLLHGSWSVFRQLLTLLLSMDISTVTLKGNEDFDKRMSRDHEFGFHPKCRNLGITHLAYADDLLLLSGGDVSSVSMIMSCLNNFEDMAGLRINFLKSNVYMASVSDVVRQEIIDVIGFTPGPLPFQYLGVPLAGRGLTTSYYSAFVDGIECFWLSILPLPVGIIDSIYSLCRKFVWPTKHPPIAWAVLCKPIEAGGWGLKNLKAWNKSFLAKTLGNIHKKKEYLWIKWVNHLYSHVPNVRSWDWNKEQSPLIKQLIKIRDEMISLHGSVQASVSVLDSWFGGNSGLSNAYDFFVCRWNRWPWKPLLAKNCILPKHRFTLWLVAQRKLLTRDRLGYLDDRTCVLCHDEYESVNHLFFQCPISRAIWDAIRSWLRMLKLMGSPNVVLAAFRSAYRGNSAFNKMRCVALAATVYQIWNIRKRRIFDNDEAYIEGVKMKIKIHVLRSVSNAIDVI; encoded by the exons ATGGCGGCTGCTACAACAGTTAATGACTACAGACCTATTTCGTGTTGCACGGTATTCTACAAGATCATCTCGAAAATGCTTGTTAATAAACTGAGACAG GTACATTTATTACATGGATCATGGAGTGTGTTTCGACAACTTCTTACTCTGTTGTTATCAATGGACATTTCCACGGTCACTTTGAAGGGCAACGAGGACTTCGACAAG CGAATGTCTCGTGACCATGAATTTGGTTTCCACCCTAAGTGCCGAAACTTAGGAATCACTCACTTAGCATATGCCGATGATCTATTGTTGTTGTCTGGAGGTGATGTTTCTAGTGTCTCTATGATCATGAGCTGTTTGAATAATTTTGAGGACATGGCTGGGCTTAggataaattttttgaaatctAATGTCTACATGGCAAGTGTATCGGATGTAGTCAGACAAGAAATCATTGATGTCATTGGCTTCACACCTGGGCCCTTGCCGTTTCAGTATCTGGGAGTTCCACTTGCGGGACGCGGGCTTACAACGTCATATTACAGCGCCTTTGTCGAT GGTATTGAGTGCTTCTGGTTATCTATTCTTCCTTTACCTGTGGGCATTATTGACAGCATTTATTCATTGTGTCGGAAATTTGTGTGGCCAACCAAACACCCACCTATTGCTTGGGCAGTACTTTGCAAACCTATTGAAGCAGGAGGTTGGGGATTGAAAAATTTAAAAGCATGGAATAAATCGTTTCTTGCAAAAACTCTAGGGAACATCCACAAAAAGAAAGAATACCTATGGATAAAGTGGGTGAATCATTTGTATAGCCACGTGCCAAATGTCCGGAGTTGGGATTGGAATAAAGAACAATCACCTCTTATAAAACAACTCATTAAGATTCGAGATGAAATGATTTCCTTGCATGGATCAGTGCAGGCGTCAGTTTCGGTGTTGGATAGTTGGTTCGGGGGCAATAGTGGTTTGTCAAATGCTTATGATTTCTTTGTGTGTAGATGGAATCGATGGCCTTGGAAACCTCTCCTTGCAAAAAACTGTATTTTACCGAAACACAGGTTCACGTTGTGGCTCGTTGCTCAACGCAAATTGCTTACTAGAGATAGGTTGGGTTACCTTGATGATAGAACATGTGTTCTGTgccatgatgaatatgaatcgGTTAACCACTTGTTCTTTCAATGTCCAATTTCTCGTGCAATCTGGGATGCTATTCGCTCTTGGCTAAGAATGCTAAAGCTCATGGGCTCACCAAATGTTGTACTAGCTGCGTTTAGAAGTGCTTATCGAGGTAACTCTGCGTTTAATAAGATGCGTTGTGTCGCTCTTGCTGCCACAGTGTATCAAATATGGAACATCAGAAAGAGGAGGATTTTTGACAATGACGAAGCATATATCGAAGGAGTGAAGATGAAGATCAAAATTCATGTGCTACGTAGTGTTTCGAATGCAATTGATGTAATTTGA
- the LOC142521085 gene encoding uncharacterized protein LOC142521085 produces the protein MARGEWGNNNGRGRWWSYRKTTLIVCSVNIVVALYVLHSLYNTLYMYPISDSQTTFRYSEDQIRKMEESNQMRKASEPTELINLVTQLKTIFLKEESVVKLPQHLRRKFVDEILHRLRSLDAAATATEQREAVETWRKEKMKEAKLLVLGQTINSTILPEEAGEIAKYLSSDWSELSEDIGLWIPAVVVNKEHDDKPEDEEEFDSRILPGRQLPPICHAELHTDYDGLAVRWGLTHHKESAYECCMACLEQAKHAKPGENKCNVWVYCPSETGCYSPDIYEHKNQECWLKYSEEPKLNFKDRYSDSYRDTHPNAPLVVPWVSGVVGE, from the exons ATGGCGAGAGGGGAGTGGGGAAATAATAATGGCAGAGGGAGATGGTGGTCATACAGGAAGACCACTCTCATTGTTTGCTCCGTCAACATCGTTGTTGCTCTCTACGTGCTCCACTCCCTTTACAATACTCTGTACATGTACCCCATCAGTGATTCTCAGACAA CATTTAGGTACAGCGAGGATCAGATTAGGAAAATGGAAGAGTCGAATCAAATGCGGAAGGCATCTGAACCCACAGAGCTTATTAATTTG GTGACACAATTAAAGACAATATTTCTCAAAGAAGAAAGTGTGGTGAAATTGCCCCAGCATTTGAGACGGAAGTTTGTTGATGAGATTCTACATAGGTTAAGAAGCCTGGATGCTGCCGCCACTGCAACTGAGCAAAGAG AGGCAGTAGAAACCTGGCGCAAAGAAAAAATGAAAGAAGCTAAGTTACTTGTTCTTGGGCAAACCATAAATTCAACAATTTTACCTGAGGAAGCAG GGGAAATTGCAAAATATTTAAGTTCTGATTGGTCAGAATTGTCAGAGGATATTGGTCTCTGGATACCAGCTGTAGTTGTCAACAAGGAACATGATGACAAACCTGAGGACGAAGAAGAGTTCG ACAGTCGAATCTTGCCTGGTAGACAGCTACCTCCCATATGTCACGCCGAGCTTCATACTGACTATGATGGTCTTGCTGTGAGATGGGGTCTGACCCACCATAAAGAGTCTGCATACGAGTGTTGTATGGCGTGTCTGGAACAAGCGAAACATGCCAAACCAGGCGAAAACAAATGTAATGTATGGGTTTATTGCCCATCTGAGACTGGGTGTTATTCTCCAGATATTTATGAACACAAAAATCAAGAATGCTGGCTgaaatat TCGGAGGAACCCAAATTGAATTTCAAGGACAGGTACTCAGACTCATATCGAGACACACACCCGAATGCACCATTAGTCGTTCCATGGGTATCTGGTGTTGTTGGGGAATGA